A DNA window from Flavisolibacter ginsenosidimutans contains the following coding sequences:
- the gltB gene encoding glutamate synthase large subunit, with protein sequence MASNSGLYSPLFEHDACGIGFVANIKSYKSHQIVSDALTILENMEHRGACGCENNTGDGAGIMIQMPHEFFFDECVKLGVHLPSFKKYGVGVLFFPKDIRLKEECRSVFNRCAEKLGIEVLAYRKVPVNPDNIGNSALSVEPEIEHVFVACPDHITNPDDFERKLFLLRNYASHTVADTVKKDSIGFYIASMSYKTVVYKGQLTSGQLRGYFPDLSNKRLVSAFGLVHSRFATNTFPSWKLAQPFRYIAHNGEINTLQGNLNWLKTSEKNFTSPYFTKEEIELLTPIITAGQSDSACLDNMIELLTLCGRSLPHVMMMLIPEAWDDNDLMDPVKKAFYEFHASFMEPWDGPASISFTDGRIIGATLDRNGLRPSRYCVTTDDRVIMASETGALPVDPKLVKEYGRLQPGKMFVVDLEEGRIISDEELKQTICSQKPYGDWLNKYKIRLEELPNPRVTFTDLEHEQVFKYQKAFGYTKEDVENIIAPMALDGKEPIGSMGSDVPLAVLSDQPQHLSYYFKQLFAQVTNPPIDPIRERMVMSLATFVGNNGNLLVEEPLACHSVALKHPVLSNYELEKIRSIDTGIFHAKTLQTYFKADGKPGSMKRGLERLCRYATDAVDDGFEVLILSDRAIDSEHAPIPSLLATAAVHHHLIRKGKRGQVGIVVEAGDVWEVHHFACLIGFGATAINPYLALSTLKDLKVTHRELPTEEGLKKNYIKAVNDGLLKVFSKMGISTLQSYQGAQIFEIIGINKAVVDTYFTGAISRIEGMGLDEIAKEALAKHSFAFSKQNLPFESLPVGGVYQWKRRGEAHLFNPQTIHLLQYATKMNDYATFKKYTKLVNEQDEKAVTLRSLLQFKKNRPSISVDEVESVESILKRFATGAMSFGSISHEAHSTLAIAMNRIGAKSNTGEGGEDEMRYEALPNGDSMRSAIKQVASARFGVTSHYLTMADELQIKMAQGAKPGEGGQLPGHKVDEWIGKVRHSTPGVGLISPPPHHDIYSIEDLAQLIFDLKNSNRAARISVKLVSKAGVGTIAAGVAKAKADVILIAGHDGGTGASPQSSIRHAGLPWELGLAETHQTLVKNRLRSRVVVQTDGQLRTGRDIAIATLLGAEEWGIATAALVVEGCIMMRKCHENTCPVGIATQNPELRARFTGDADHVVNYFKMVVQDLREIMADLGFRTVNEMVGQVDCLAVKDDIKHWKYSKLDLSPVLYKEPTSLYTGLYKQEEQDMELQKVLDWQLLEAAKPALEDVQPVYASFPIVNTDRAVGTILSNEISKKYGSVGLPNDTIHFKFYGTAGQSFAAFNTKGVTLELEGDANDYFGKGLSGARLVIYPSAQAWFVPEENIIIGNVAFYGATSGEAYIRGKAGERFCVRNSGVHAVVEGVGDHGCEYMTGGRVVVLGDTGRNFAAGMSGGIAYVYDVKGTFAQLCNTEMVDLDPVDSGSTEELRSMIEAHYNNTGSTVAKFILDDFDAQLKNFIKVFPRDYKRVLQARNVVSAVQVNK encoded by the coding sequence ATGGCAAGCAACAGCGGATTATACTCTCCCCTTTTTGAGCACGATGCGTGCGGCATTGGTTTCGTAGCCAACATCAAAAGCTACAAATCGCACCAGATTGTTTCCGATGCACTGACCATCCTGGAGAACATGGAGCACCGCGGTGCTTGCGGTTGCGAAAACAATACCGGCGATGGCGCAGGTATTATGATTCAAATGCCGCACGAGTTCTTTTTTGACGAATGCGTGAAACTTGGCGTGCATCTTCCTTCGTTTAAAAAATACGGCGTGGGTGTGCTGTTCTTTCCAAAAGACATTCGCCTGAAAGAAGAATGCCGCAGTGTTTTTAACCGTTGCGCGGAGAAACTCGGCATAGAGGTTTTGGCTTACCGAAAAGTGCCGGTTAATCCCGACAACATCGGCAACAGTGCTTTATCCGTTGAACCTGAAATTGAACACGTATTTGTTGCCTGCCCCGATCACATCACTAATCCAGACGATTTTGAACGCAAACTTTTCCTCTTAAGAAATTATGCAAGCCACACAGTGGCTGATACGGTAAAGAAAGACAGCATTGGTTTTTACATCGCATCCATGTCGTACAAAACCGTTGTGTATAAAGGACAATTAACCAGCGGACAACTTCGCGGTTATTTTCCCGATTTAAGCAACAAACGTTTGGTGTCTGCCTTCGGCTTGGTGCATTCACGCTTCGCAACAAATACCTTCCCTTCGTGGAAGCTAGCGCAGCCTTTCCGTTACATTGCGCACAACGGCGAAATCAACACACTGCAAGGAAATTTAAACTGGCTGAAGACGAGCGAGAAGAATTTTACGTCGCCTTATTTTACCAAAGAAGAAATAGAATTACTTACACCCATCATCACCGCAGGACAATCCGATTCGGCTTGTTTGGATAACATGATTGAACTGCTCACGCTTTGCGGCCGTTCGCTGCCGCACGTGATGATGATGCTGATACCCGAAGCCTGGGACGACAACGATTTGATGGATCCCGTTAAGAAAGCTTTCTACGAGTTTCATGCTTCGTTCATGGAACCTTGGGATGGCCCTGCTTCGATTTCGTTTACCGACGGCAGAATCATCGGCGCGACGCTCGACCGCAACGGCCTTCGTCCTTCGCGCTATTGCGTAACAACGGATGACAGAGTCATCATGGCTTCAGAAACAGGCGCCTTGCCCGTTGACCCCAAACTGGTAAAAGAATACGGACGTTTGCAACCTGGCAAAATGTTCGTGGTTGATCTGGAAGAAGGCCGCATCATTTCCGACGAAGAATTGAAACAAACCATCTGTTCGCAGAAGCCTTACGGGGATTGGCTGAACAAATACAAAATTCGTTTGGAAGAACTGCCCAATCCAAGGGTTACGTTTACCGATTTGGAACACGAGCAGGTATTTAAATACCAAAAAGCTTTTGGCTATACAAAAGAAGACGTAGAGAACATCATTGCCCCAATGGCGCTTGACGGCAAAGAACCCATTGGTTCAATGGGATCGGATGTCCCGCTGGCTGTGTTGAGCGATCAACCGCAACATCTCTCCTACTACTTCAAACAACTTTTTGCACAGGTAACAAATCCGCCCATCGATCCCATTCGCGAACGCATGGTGATGTCGCTGGCAACTTTTGTTGGCAACAACGGAAACTTGTTGGTGGAAGAGCCACTTGCCTGTCACAGCGTGGCCTTGAAACATCCCGTTTTAAGCAACTACGAGTTGGAAAAAATCCGCAGCATTGATACGGGTATTTTTCATGCAAAAACTTTGCAAACTTACTTTAAAGCCGATGGCAAGCCGGGTTCAATGAAGCGTGGCCTGGAACGTCTTTGTCGCTACGCAACCGACGCCGTAGACGATGGCTTTGAGGTCTTGATTTTATCCGACCGTGCCATTGACTCCGAACATGCACCGATTCCTTCGTTATTGGCGACGGCTGCTGTCCATCATCATCTTATTCGCAAAGGCAAGCGTGGACAGGTCGGCATTGTGGTAGAAGCCGGCGACGTATGGGAAGTGCATCACTTCGCTTGTTTGATTGGCTTTGGTGCAACGGCCATCAATCCTTATCTCGCTTTATCAACGTTAAAAGATTTAAAGGTTACGCACCGTGAACTGCCCACGGAAGAAGGCCTGAAAAAGAACTACATCAAGGCAGTGAACGATGGCTTGCTAAAAGTATTTTCCAAAATGGGCATCTCGACCTTGCAATCATATCAAGGCGCCCAAATTTTTGAAATCATCGGCATCAACAAGGCCGTTGTTGACACGTATTTCACCGGTGCCATTTCCCGCATCGAAGGAATGGGTCTGGATGAAATTGCAAAAGAAGCGTTGGCCAAACACAGCTTTGCTTTCAGCAAGCAAAACCTGCCGTTTGAAAGCTTGCCGGTTGGCGGTGTTTATCAATGGAAGCGTCGCGGCGAAGCACACTTGTTTAATCCGCAAACGATTCATTTGTTGCAGTACGCAACAAAGATGAATGACTATGCTACGTTCAAGAAATACACAAAGCTGGTGAACGAGCAGGATGAAAAAGCTGTAACGCTGCGCAGCTTGCTGCAGTTCAAAAAGAATCGTCCTTCCATTTCCGTTGACGAAGTGGAAAGCGTTGAAAGCATTCTCAAACGTTTTGCGACGGGTGCCATGAGTTTTGGTTCCATTTCGCACGAAGCGCATTCCACGCTGGCAATTGCGATGAACCGCATCGGTGCAAAAAGCAATACCGGCGAAGGCGGCGAAGACGAAATGCGTTACGAAGCATTGCCCAACGGCGACAGCATGCGTTCAGCCATCAAGCAAGTTGCATCGGCACGTTTTGGTGTAACAAGCCATTATCTCACCATGGCCGACGAACTCCAAATCAAAATGGCCCAAGGCGCAAAGCCCGGTGAAGGCGGTCAATTGCCCGGTCATAAAGTGGACGAGTGGATTGGCAAGGTGCGACATTCAACGCCGGGTGTTGGTTTGATTTCACCACCGCCGCATCACGACATTTATTCCATTGAAGATTTAGCGCAATTAATATTTGATCTAAAGAATTCAAACCGTGCGGCACGCATCAGTGTAAAGCTGGTTTCGAAGGCCGGTGTGGGAACTATTGCAGCAGGCGTTGCAAAAGCAAAAGCGGATGTGATCCTGATTGCAGGACATGATGGCGGCACAGGCGCATCGCCGCAAAGTTCAATTCGTCACGCAGGATTGCCGTGGGAATTGGGCCTTGCCGAAACGCATCAAACACTTGTGAAGAATCGTTTGCGCAGCCGCGTGGTTGTGCAAACCGACGGACAATTAAGAACCGGTAGAGACATCGCCATTGCAACCTTGTTGGGCGCTGAAGAATGGGGCATTGCAACGGCGGCTTTGGTTGTAGAAGGTTGCATCATGATGCGCAAGTGTCACGAGAATACTTGTCCTGTGGGCATAGCCACGCAAAATCCTGAGTTGCGTGCACGCTTCACCGGCGATGCCGACCATGTGGTGAATTATTTCAAAATGGTTGTGCAAGATCTGCGTGAGATCATGGCTGATTTAGGATTCAGAACCGTTAATGAAATGGTTGGACAGGTTGACTGCCTCGCCGTAAAAGATGACATCAAACATTGGAAATACAGCAAGCTTGACCTCTCTCCTGTTTTGTACAAAGAACCTACTTCGTTGTATACCGGTTTGTACAAACAAGAAGAGCAAGACATGGAATTGCAAAAGGTTTTAGATTGGCAACTGCTCGAAGCGGCAAAGCCTGCACTGGAAGACGTGCAACCGGTTTATGCTTCCTTCCCTATCGTGAATACCGACCGTGCAGTAGGAACAATCTTATCGAACGAAATTTCAAAGAAATACGGTTCGGTGGGATTGCCCAACGACACCATTCATTTTAAGTTTTACGGCACGGCCGGACAAAGTTTTGCGGCCTTTAACACAAAAGGTGTAACGCTTGAACTGGAAGGCGATGCCAATGATTATTTCGGCAAAGGCTTGTCGGGTGCCAGGCTGGTTATTTATCCTTCTGCGCAAGCATGGTTTGTGCCGGAAGAAAACATCATCATCGGCAACGTGGCGTTTTATGGTGCAACTTCTGGCGAAGCTTACATCCGCGGTAAAGCCGGTGAACGTTTTTGCGTACGTAACTCCGGTGTTCACGCTGTAGTGGAAGGCGTTGGCGATCACGGTTGCGAATACATGACCGGTGGACGTGTAGTTGTCTTAGGTGATACCGGAAGAAACTTTGCAGCGGGCATGAGCGGCGGCATTGCCTACGTGTACGACGTAAAAGGAACCTTCGCGCAATTGTGCAATACCGAGATGGTGGACCTTGACCCGGTTGATAGCGGCAGCACAGAAGAATTGCGCAGCATGATTGAAGCGCATTACAACAACACCGGAAGCACCGTTGCGAAATTCATTCTTGATGATTTTGATGCGCAGTTGAAAAACTTCATCAAAGTATTTCCAAGAGATTACAAACGTGTGTTGCAGGCAAGAAATGTTGTGTCAGCCGTACAAGTAAACAAATAG
- a CDS encoding trans-sulfuration enzyme family protein: MSQHRITQAIRKQVDRTNEMEHSSPLFLTSSFCFDNAEEMRAAFADENDDNIYSRFSNPNVQEFIDRVCILEGAEAGYATASGMSAVFASFMALLKQGDHLLSCSAIFGSTHTVITKYLPKYGIEHSYFQANKPETWESFIRPNTRMIYVETPTNPGLDIIDLEAISALAKKHNLILNVDNCFATPVTQQPVAFGADLVVHSATKWLDGQGRVLGGVVVGRKDLIREIYLFARSTGPALSPFNAWLLSRSLETLEVRMQRHASSAHFIARSLEGNPQINWVKYPFLPSHPQHEIAKKQMSDGGGLVCFELKGGVEAGRKFLNNLTILSLTANLGDTRSIASHPASTTHAKLTEEEQQTVGITPGLIRISVGLENRDDILGDILHSLTNL; encoded by the coding sequence ATGTCTCAACACCGCATTACCCAAGCCATACGCAAACAGGTTGACCGTACGAACGAAATGGAACACTCGTCGCCGCTTTTTTTAACCAGTAGTTTTTGCTTTGACAATGCCGAAGAAATGCGGGCTGCATTTGCCGATGAAAATGATGACAATATTTATAGCCGTTTCAGTAATCCCAACGTGCAAGAGTTTATTGACAGGGTGTGCATTTTGGAAGGCGCTGAAGCAGGTTACGCAACAGCATCGGGCATGAGCGCTGTTTTTGCCTCGTTCATGGCACTTTTAAAACAGGGCGATCACTTGCTTTCATGCAGCGCTATTTTTGGCAGCACGCACACGGTTATTACCAAATATCTCCCCAAATACGGCATTGAACACAGTTATTTTCAAGCCAACAAGCCTGAAACCTGGGAAAGCTTTATCCGGCCAAATACCAGGATGATTTACGTGGAAACGCCAACCAATCCAGGTCTTGATATTATTGATTTGGAAGCGATTTCGGCATTGGCTAAAAAACACAATCTCATTCTGAATGTTGACAACTGTTTTGCCACTCCCGTCACCCAACAGCCTGTTGCCTTTGGGGCAGACCTCGTTGTGCATTCGGCTACAAAATGGCTCGACGGACAGGGGAGAGTACTCGGCGGCGTGGTTGTTGGAAGAAAAGATCTGATTAGAGAGATTTACCTGTTTGCACGCAGTACCGGTCCGGCTCTCTCCCCGTTCAATGCCTGGCTTTTGAGCAGAAGCCTTGAAACCTTGGAAGTTCGAATGCAACGGCACGCCTCCAGCGCCCATTTTATCGCCCGGTCGCTTGAAGGAAATCCGCAAATAAACTGGGTGAAATACCCGTTTCTGCCTTCTCATCCGCAGCACGAAATTGCCAAAAAGCAAATGAGCGACGGTGGTGGCCTTGTTTGTTTTGAACTGAAAGGAGGAGTGGAAGCCGGGCGAAAGTTTCTAAACAATCTTACAATCCTTTCTCTTACAGCAAATCTTGGCGATACGCGTAGCATTGCCTCCCATCCGGCCAGTACAACTCACGCAAAACTTACCGAAGAAGAGCAACAAACGGTCGGCATTACGCCGGGGCTGATCCGGATTTCTGTAGGATTGGAAAACAGGGACGATATATTGGGCGACATTCTTCATAGCCTGACTAATCTTTAA
- a CDS encoding glutamate synthase subunit beta: MGKVTGFLEFTREQPAKRPVGERVHDYKEFVERYGDEELNHQAARCMDCGVPFCHNGCPLGNIIPEFNDAVYRQEWEEAYQILSSTNNFPEFTGRICPAPCESACVLGINQPPVTIEEIEKHIIEIAFDKGFVKPHKPAYRTGKKVAVVGSGPAGLAAAAQLNYAGHSVTVFERDAKPGGLLRYGIPDFKLEKWVIERRIALMEEEGVVFKCNANVGKNISINDVLREFNVIVLAGGSTIPRNLNIPGRELKGVHFAMEFLTQQNRRVSNETFTEEDIFATNKNVVVIGGGDTGSDCVGTSNRHGAKSITQFELLPRPPKERTQHMPWPTYPMLEKFTSSHEEGAHRHWAIATKEFLGDANGNLRALKVVDLEWKTTPDGRTAQFIEVAGSERELPCELALLAMGFLHPQHEGLLDEISIERDERGNVKASETKYQSSIAKIFAAGDMRRGQSLVVWAISEGRECAVKVDEFLKGATSLEAKDQSLLARQVQYV; the protein is encoded by the coding sequence ATGGGTAAGGTTACAGGTTTCCTTGAGTTCACAAGAGAGCAACCAGCCAAGCGTCCGGTAGGCGAACGTGTGCATGACTACAAAGAATTTGTGGAGCGCTATGGTGATGAGGAATTGAATCATCAAGCCGCCCGTTGCATGGATTGTGGCGTACCGTTTTGCCACAACGGTTGTCCTCTCGGAAACATCATTCCCGAATTCAACGATGCGGTGTACCGGCAAGAGTGGGAAGAAGCGTACCAGATACTTTCTTCTACCAACAACTTCCCGGAATTCACCGGTCGGATTTGTCCGGCGCCCTGCGAAAGTGCCTGTGTACTCGGCATCAATCAACCGCCGGTGACCATTGAAGAAATTGAAAAGCACATCATTGAAATCGCTTTTGATAAAGGCTTTGTAAAACCGCACAAACCGGCCTACCGCACGGGGAAGAAAGTAGCCGTCGTTGGTTCCGGGCCAGCAGGTTTAGCAGCGGCTGCGCAACTCAATTATGCGGGACATTCCGTTACGGTTTTTGAACGCGACGCGAAACCCGGTGGTTTGTTGCGCTACGGCATTCCCGATTTCAAATTGGAGAAATGGGTTATCGAACGCCGCATTGCACTAATGGAAGAAGAAGGCGTTGTTTTTAAGTGCAACGCAAATGTTGGAAAAAATATTTCCATCAATGACGTTCTGCGTGAGTTCAATGTGATTGTGTTGGCAGGTGGTTCTACCATTCCGCGTAACCTGAACATTCCCGGTCGAGAATTGAAAGGCGTTCATTTTGCAATGGAGTTTTTAACGCAGCAGAATCGCAGAGTAAGCAACGAAACATTTACCGAAGAAGACATTTTTGCGACGAATAAAAACGTTGTGGTAATTGGCGGCGGAGACACGGGTAGTGATTGCGTGGGTACTTCAAATCGTCACGGCGCAAAAAGCATCACGCAATTTGAATTGTTGCCTCGTCCGCCGAAAGAAAGAACACAGCACATGCCCTGGCCAACATACCCGATGTTGGAGAAGTTTACTTCTTCGCACGAGGAAGGCGCACACCGTCATTGGGCTATCGCAACAAAAGAATTTTTAGGCGATGCAAATGGAAATCTTCGTGCCTTGAAAGTGGTAGATCTTGAATGGAAAACAACACCGGATGGAAGAACCGCTCAATTCATTGAAGTCGCCGGAAGCGAAAGAGAATTGCCTTGCGAATTGGCTTTACTTGCAATGGGCTTTTTGCATCCGCAACACGAAGGCTTACTTGATGAAATAAGCATTGAACGAGACGAAAGAGGTAATGTGAAAGCTTCGGAAACAAAATACCAAAGCAGCATCGCCAAAATTTTTGCGGCAGGTGATATGCGCCGCGGGCAATCGCTTGTGGTATGGGCCATCAGCGAAGGAAGAGAATGCGCAGTGAAAGTGGATGAGTTTTTAAAAGGCGCCACATCTCTCGAAGCCAAAGACCAGAGTTTGTTGGCAAGACAAGTTCAATACGTTTAA
- the metX gene encoding homoserine O-acetyltransferase MetX — MKHFHYQREFETETGAVLPKLTVAYQTYGHLNDAKNNVVWICHALTANANVVEWWPGVVGENCVIDPSKYFIVCANILGSCYGSTGPLSINPKTGEPYYHQFPMITIRDMVKAHGLLRDHLQIQNIYLLIGGSMGGYQALEWCLTEPERIENMFLIATSARETAWGIAIHTAQRLAIEADCTWNNSSPEAGSNGLKTARAIGMLTYRNYNTFKLTQTDTDNNKTDHFKASSYIIHQGNKLVKRFNAFSYWFLTKALDSHNLARGRSDSLEEVLKNIRQKTLLIGVRSDLLCPLAELEFLAQHLPENRFHVIDSVFGHDGFLTEYAQIARLLSDWLQ, encoded by the coding sequence ATGAAACACTTCCACTACCAACGTGAATTTGAAACCGAGACTGGTGCTGTTCTCCCCAAATTAACCGTTGCATATCAAACATACGGGCACTTGAACGATGCGAAGAATAACGTGGTCTGGATCTGTCACGCACTAACAGCAAATGCAAACGTTGTTGAATGGTGGCCGGGTGTTGTGGGCGAGAATTGTGTCATTGATCCTTCCAAATATTTTATCGTATGTGCCAACATCCTTGGCTCCTGCTACGGCAGCACAGGGCCGTTAAGCATCAATCCAAAGACCGGCGAACCCTATTATCATCAATTTCCTATGATAACCATCCGTGACATGGTGAAAGCACACGGCTTGTTGCGGGATCATCTTCAAATCCAAAACATTTACCTGCTTATTGGCGGCAGCATGGGCGGTTACCAAGCGTTGGAATGGTGCCTGACTGAACCCGAACGGATCGAGAATATGTTTTTGATTGCCACGTCTGCAAGAGAAACCGCCTGGGGCATCGCCATTCACACCGCGCAGCGGTTAGCGATCGAAGCAGATTGTACCTGGAATAATTCCTCACCTGAAGCCGGCAGCAACGGATTGAAAACGGCCCGCGCCATCGGCATGTTAACCTATCGCAATTACAACACGTTCAAACTCACGCAAACCGATACAGATAACAACAAGACCGACCATTTCAAAGCCTCTTCCTATATTATTCACCAGGGAAATAAATTGGTGAAACGTTTCAACGCGTTTAGTTACTGGTTTCTGACCAAAGCACTTGATAGCCATAACCTCGCCAGAGGACGAAGCGATTCCCTGGAAGAAGTATTAAAAAACATTCGTCAAAAAACCTTGCTGATTGGCGTCCGCTCAGATTTGCTTTGTCCTCTGGCCGAGCTCGAGTTTCTTGCACAGCACCTGCCCGAGAACCGTTTTCACGTGATTGACTCCGTCTTTGGGCATGATGGATTTTTAACCGAATATGCCCAAATAGCAAGGCTTCTAAGCGATTGGCTACAATAG
- a CDS encoding outer membrane beta-barrel protein gives MLRNLILSGMAISLLNNAFAQDSTKPASSLSVTGSADLYYKYDFGKSKANNLTSFTNSHNTFELGMASVKLDYKSTKVELVADLGFGKRAQEFSYNDAGILQAVKQLYISYSLNNWLKLTAGSWATHVGYELVDAYANRNYSMSYMFTNGPFFHTGVKAEASYGTSGFMVGIANPTDYKYVPDGVLNHKTFLAQYSYAPSDLFKAYINFVGGQNIDSSKTHQYDLVLTSKLSSKFSLGYNGTLNRTTLYFGKDKYDEAKSWWGSALYVNFDPSKTFGLTLREEYFNDDKQLKMFGSQPKGGSIFASTLSANIRADNFTFIPEFRLDKASQTLFTDASAKPVKWSANVLFAAVYQF, from the coding sequence ATGTTACGAAATCTAATTCTGTCGGGTATGGCCATCTCGTTACTTAACAACGCGTTTGCGCAGGATTCTACCAAACCGGCCTCGTCTTTATCCGTTACGGGTTCCGCCGACCTGTACTATAAATACGACTTCGGAAAGTCTAAGGCTAATAACCTGACTTCTTTTACCAACTCCCATAACACTTTTGAATTGGGCATGGCTAGCGTAAAGCTTGACTACAAATCAACCAAGGTAGAATTGGTGGCTGATTTAGGCTTTGGCAAAAGGGCGCAGGAGTTTTCTTACAATGACGCAGGCATTTTGCAGGCTGTTAAGCAGCTTTATATAAGTTATTCCCTTAACAATTGGCTCAAACTAACTGCGGGAAGCTGGGCTACTCATGTGGGTTACGAACTGGTAGATGCATACGCCAATCGCAATTACAGCATGTCCTATATGTTTACCAACGGACCGTTCTTTCATACCGGTGTAAAGGCTGAAGCTTCTTACGGAACAAGCGGTTTTATGGTGGGCATTGCCAATCCAACTGATTATAAATACGTACCGGACGGTGTGCTAAACCATAAAACCTTTCTTGCCCAGTATAGCTATGCGCCAAGCGACTTATTTAAAGCCTACATCAACTTTGTAGGAGGGCAGAACATAGATTCTTCAAAGACTCATCAATATGACTTGGTACTGACGAGCAAATTGAGCAGCAAGTTTAGCCTGGGCTATAACGGTACGCTGAACCGCACCACACTTTACTTTGGCAAGGACAAATACGACGAAGCCAAAAGCTGGTGGGGGTCAGCCTTGTATGTCAATTTCGACCCATCCAAAACTTTCGGATTAACGCTGCGTGAGGAATACTTCAACGACGACAAGCAATTAAAAATGTTTGGTTCGCAGCCGAAAGGCGGAAGCATCTTTGCTTCTACGCTTTCGGCCAACATTCGTGCAGACAATTTCACATTCATTCCTGAATTCAGACTGGACAAAGCAAGCCAAACACTTTTTACAGACGCAAGCGCCAAGCCGGTAAAATGGTCGGCGAATGTTCTCTTCGCAGCAGTTTACCAATTCTAA